The DNA segment TTTAACTTTTCAGGATAAAAATCATTTTGCTCCCATTTCTGACGATAAAAAGAGCTTTTGTCCCATAGATAGTTTATTTGTTCAACCAATCTCTTAAACTGAAGTTTTTCCATTTCTTCTCTAGGTAGTAGTTCTGCCACTGACCAATACTTATATCGAACATTTGTGGTTTGCTCATTATCTGTCACAATGGTTTATTAACACCTCTCCTTCATTTTTAGATTATTATTTATGAATTTCTTAAAAATAGAAGATGGTCTTGCCAAAACTTTATTAAAACAATATGGGCCGTGCCAATAAAAACATCGCTACAGTCATGATAATGGTCCAAAGTACGCACACTGGCACTCCTGCCTTAAAGTAATCTCCCATCTTGTACTGCCTCGATGCATAGGTAATGAGGGGCACAGGATCAAGAGGTAATAGAAATGCTGCGGATACAGTAAAGCCCATAGGAATAGCTAAAAATGCGGGATTCATTCCTATACTCTGTGAAAAAGCCACAAGAGTAGGTACCATGATGGATACAATAGCCGGATTTACAGGAACTAATAAATGAATGAGTATTGTAAATACAATGATAAATAGAAGAACAATTAACATAGGTGCTCCCTGTATACCACTTAAAGCGGACTCAGCTATCCATGTAGCAGCACCAGATTGCCATAAGGTGGTTCCCAATGAAGTGGCCGCTCCGATAAGTAGAATGGTATCCCAGCCAATTTTATTCTTAATATAATCCCAAGTTAATAAATCAATTCCTGGAAGGAAGAAAAGTGCTCCCCCAATGGTAGCAGTAGCGGGTAGGGGTATACCATGAATGGATTCTGTAAACCATGTAATCAGTAATACAATCAAAATACCAATAAATTTCTTTTCCTTTACATTTATTGCACCTAAGTTTTCATAATCACTTCTAATTCCGTCTAAATCAGTCAATGTCTCCAATTCTGGTTTAAATACGATGGTTAGAATTTTATAGGTTAGAGGAATACCCACAATAACTACTGGAATTCCTACCAAAGCCCACTCACCAAAGCTTATGGAAATATTTGCTGTAGATTCTAGCAGTCCCAGGGTCATTACATTTAATGAAGATCCTGCCGGTGTAGCTACACCACCGATTAAAGAAGCAAAGGGAATACCGATCATAAGAAGCTTGGCAAAATTACTTGAGCCCGTTTTACAATTGTTTTTCTCCAAAAGGGCTAACCCTATAGGAAAAAATGCAGCAACTGCTGGCACATCTGAGATGACTGCGGACAATGTTGCAGTAGCACCCATCAAATAGAAAGCAACTCTCTTGGGATCTCCCTTGGACATAATAGTCAATTTCATTGAGATGCGATTACTTAGACCACTAGACCCCAAGGCACCTGCTAAAAAGAAAGAGGAGACCACAAAGAGCAAAGTGGGATTAGCAAAATTTTGAACAGCCACTCCCATAGGGGAAATACCAATGACATGTTGAATAAATACCAAAACTAATGAAGCAACTGCTATAGGCAGGGCTTCGGTTACCCATAAAATAACCGCCGAAACCATCAGAGCAATGGATTTTAATCCTTCGGATGTAAGTCCATCGAGTAAAGGTAAATTGGAAATAATAAAATAAATGACAATTACACCTAATAACCAAATAATTCTCTTTTTATTTTTCATATTTTGTGGTTTTTCTTGGTTAAGATTAACCACGTTTGCACCAGTGGACGATTCTGTACTCATACTTTTCTCTCCCTCCAATCTGTTTTTAAGAAATGATGAATAGAGCACAACATTTAAAATCTTTGTTGGATTATCACCTCCATATTTTAGAAATCATAGTAAAATTGTGTGTCAATTTATTCACTTCTACTTATTGTTAATATGTTAACGATTATGGCTAAAAAAAGTCTTCTTTGAAATAGTCTACTGAATTAACACCCAATCTTCCCATAGCTTAATAAGAAGGTTTTGCTAGTCTTTCTGTATTTACTTTATCATCCAACTACTGAAAAATTAAATATTCTTTTGTAATTACATTCATTAATTTAACTTATTAATCCGCACAATCCCCTAATATTAGCCACTTTATCTTATAAACTTTTTCTAGATATAGAATAACTAAAATCTATGGGATTTTTTTATAGATAAAATCTTTTTATCATTGCACAAAAAAAATTGCAATGATATAATAAGACTACAATTCGTTAATTTTATGCCATGTGTGTTAACTATTTACTGCGCTTTTGTAAAACTTTTCCTTAAATTGGTCTTGATACTAAATTTAATTCATATATTTATATTAATCTTTTAACTTGTATGGGGTAATAACTCTAGCTCTATTTTAATAAGGTTGTTTTGATTGTTTTGCTTTTAAGGCTAATATAAATACCAATGATTTTTGGGGAGGGTATCATGCAATTTCATCAGTTAGAATATGTATTGGCTGTGGCAAAGTTTCATAGTTTCACTCGTGCGGCTGAAGAGATTAATATCTCTCAATCTTCCATTTCACAGCAGATTAATAATCTGGAAAAGGAATTGGGGGTAAACTTATTCATTCGAACCACTCGTTCTGTAAAACTTACTTCAGCGGGAGCAGCCTTTGTAGAGCATGCCGCTCGTATAATGTCGGAAATCACTGCTGCCAACCAATGTATCCAGGAATATGCGTCAGTGAATAGAGGGCATCTCACCTTAGGAATTATCCCCATTGTAGGTCATTATTTCATTCCTCATCTGTTAGCAAGCTTTCAAAAAAAATACCCTGATATTCAATTGTCTCTTTTGGAAAATCAATGTGATGAACTCTTAGAAATGTTACATTCCTCAAAAATAGATGCGGCCTTTGTTCAACAGATAAGTCCTGATTATACCTTCCAGTATGTTCCTCTAGTTACCGATCAAATGGTGGTTTTGACTAGTGCTGAACATCCACTAGCTTCTAAAAAATCTGTACACTTAAAGCAATTAAAAAATGAGAATTTCATTACTACCCCTATTACCTCTGGACATTATCATGACTTTTTTAATGCTTGTCAAGCTATGAATTTTAATCCTAAAATTCGAATGACTTGTTCTTCGGTTAAAACAATACTGGGTTTAGTTAGTGA comes from the Irregularibacter muris genome and includes:
- a CDS encoding SLC13 family permease; the protein is MSTESSTGANVVNLNQEKPQNMKNKKRIIWLLGVIVIYFIISNLPLLDGLTSEGLKSIALMVSAVILWVTEALPIAVASLVLVFIQHVIGISPMGVAVQNFANPTLLFVVSSFFLAGALGSSGLSNRISMKLTIMSKGDPKRVAFYLMGATATLSAVISDVPAVAAFFPIGLALLEKNNCKTGSSNFAKLLMIGIPFASLIGGVATPAGSSLNVMTLGLLESTANISISFGEWALVGIPVVIVGIPLTYKILTIVFKPELETLTDLDGIRSDYENLGAINVKEKKFIGILIVLLITWFTESIHGIPLPATATIGGALFFLPGIDLLTWDYIKNKIGWDTILLIGAATSLGTTLWQSGAATWIAESALSGIQGAPMLIVLLFIIVFTILIHLLVPVNPAIVSIMVPTLVAFSQSIGMNPAFLAIPMGFTVSAAFLLPLDPVPLITYASRQYKMGDYFKAGVPVCVLWTIIMTVAMFLLARPILF
- a CDS encoding LysR family transcriptional regulator, with amino-acid sequence MQFHQLEYVLAVAKFHSFTRAAEEINISQSSISQQINNLEKELGVNLFIRTTRSVKLTSAGAAFVEHAARIMSEITAANQCIQEYASVNRGHLTLGIIPIVGHYFIPHLLASFQKKYPDIQLSLLENQCDELLEMLHSSKIDAAFVQQISPDYTFQYVPLVTDQMVVLTSAEHPLASKKSVHLKQLKNENFITTPITSGHYHDFFNACQAMNFNPKIRMTCSSVKTILGLVSEDLGITVLSSRVAATIDQNPGITTLTLSPPINRKIFLTINKTTNISPALKVFVDFTASWIESKIS